The following coding sequences lie in one Pseudarthrobacter phenanthrenivorans Sphe3 genomic window:
- a CDS encoding YciI family protein produces the protein MTVFAVEYVYAAESTEERNAVRPAHREWTAGLAQDGAILASGPYGDGAGALLIFKAADEAALNSILKQDPFATAGVIAGTRITEWSPVTGMLAGLAA, from the coding sequence ATGACAGTTTTTGCCGTTGAGTACGTTTACGCCGCCGAATCCACCGAAGAACGCAACGCCGTCCGGCCGGCACACCGCGAATGGACCGCCGGCCTGGCCCAGGACGGGGCCATCCTCGCCAGCGGACCCTACGGTGACGGCGCCGGTGCGCTGCTGATTTTCAAGGCAGCCGACGAAGCAGCCCTCAACTCGATCCTCAAGCAGGATCCGTTCGCAACCGCCGGAGTGATCGCCGGAACACGCATCACCGAATGGTCGCCAGTGACCGGCATGCTGGCCGGCCTGGCCGCATAA
- the ispG gene encoding flavodoxin-dependent (E)-4-hydroxy-3-methylbut-2-enyl-diphosphate synthase has translation MTSVSLGMPSAPPPVLAPRRKTRQIKVGSVGVGSDSPISVQSMTTTPTTDINATLQQIAELTASGCDIVRVACPSADDAEALPIIARKSQIPVIADIHFQPKYVFAAIEAGCAAVRVNPGNIRKFDDQVKEIAAAARDHGTSIRIGVNAGSLEPGILKKYGKATPEALVESAVWEASLFEEHGFHDFKISVKHNDPVIMVAAYEMLAEKGDWPLHLGVTEAGPAFQGTIKSATAFGALLSRGIGDTIRVSLSAPPVEEIKVGNQILQSLNLRPRKLEIVSCPSCGRAQVDVYTLAEQVTAGLEGMEIPLRVAVMGCVVNGPGEAREADLGVASGNGKGQIFVKGEVIKTVPESQIVETLIEEAMRIAEEMGEADGEDAVKGSPVVSVS, from the coding sequence GTGACCTCGGTCAGCCTGGGAATGCCCTCAGCACCGCCCCCCGTCCTTGCCCCCCGCCGCAAGACGCGCCAGATCAAAGTGGGGTCCGTGGGAGTTGGATCTGACTCGCCCATCAGCGTGCAGTCCATGACCACCACCCCCACCACGGACATCAACGCCACGCTGCAGCAGATCGCTGAACTGACGGCGTCGGGCTGCGACATCGTGCGCGTTGCCTGTCCGTCGGCCGACGACGCCGAAGCGCTTCCCATCATCGCCCGGAAGTCTCAGATCCCGGTGATCGCGGACATCCACTTCCAGCCCAAGTACGTCTTTGCGGCAATTGAGGCAGGCTGTGCAGCGGTTCGGGTGAACCCCGGAAACATCCGCAAGTTTGACGACCAGGTCAAGGAGATCGCAGCAGCCGCCCGCGACCACGGGACGTCCATCCGCATCGGCGTGAACGCCGGCTCCTTGGAACCGGGCATCCTCAAGAAGTACGGCAAGGCCACCCCGGAAGCACTGGTGGAGTCCGCCGTCTGGGAAGCCTCACTCTTTGAGGAGCACGGCTTCCACGACTTCAAGATTTCGGTCAAGCACAACGACCCCGTCATCATGGTGGCGGCCTACGAGATGCTGGCCGAAAAGGGCGACTGGCCCCTGCACCTCGGCGTCACCGAGGCCGGACCCGCCTTCCAAGGCACCATCAAATCGGCCACGGCCTTCGGTGCCCTGCTGTCCAGGGGCATCGGCGACACCATCCGCGTCTCCCTCTCGGCCCCGCCGGTGGAGGAGATCAAGGTGGGCAACCAGATCCTGCAGTCGCTCAACCTGCGGCCCCGCAAGCTGGAAATTGTGTCCTGCCCCTCCTGCGGACGGGCCCAGGTGGATGTCTACACCCTGGCCGAGCAGGTCACTGCCGGACTGGAGGGAATGGAGATCCCGCTGCGCGTGGCGGTCATGGGCTGCGTCGTCAACGGACCGGGCGAGGCCCGCGAAGCAGATCTTGGCGTTGCCTCCGGCAACGGCAAGGGCCAGATCTTTGTGAAGGGGGAAGTCATCAAGACTGTCCCCGAGAGCCAGATTGTTGAGACACTGATCGAAGAGGCCATGCGTATCGCGGAAGAGATGGGGGAGGCCGATGGCGAAGATGCTGTCAAGGGTAGCCCCGTGGTTAGCGTCTCGTAA
- a CDS encoding GNAT family N-acetyltransferase gives MLSRVAPWLASRKDVPDPPGISVRTLDGEDTAALRLLAQRDPVTNVFILAHLRAAGTAAPTSGGAGVLGVFDDGVLAGACWAGANLVPVQLDPALAGVVAAAANGSGRRYASAFGPAAAVLALHAELIELGHRAHEVRPDQPLMTIEGQPSVQPNPALGPGNLADFDRILPACAAMFEEEVGYSPFLGGREFYSRRVEGLIRQGHSLVHLNAAREVVFKAELGAVTSEVTQIQGVWMNPLYRGQGLSSGYMAAVVEQAQKVAPITSLYVNGFNTRARSTYERVGFQQVGTFATVLF, from the coding sequence ATGCTGTCAAGGGTAGCCCCGTGGTTAGCGTCTCGTAAGGACGTCCCCGATCCGCCGGGGATTTCGGTCCGGACCCTGGACGGCGAGGACACCGCCGCCCTCAGGCTGCTCGCCCAGCGGGATCCGGTCACCAATGTGTTCATCCTTGCGCACCTGCGCGCCGCCGGTACTGCCGCGCCCACCAGCGGCGGTGCCGGCGTCCTGGGCGTGTTCGACGACGGTGTCCTGGCGGGTGCGTGCTGGGCCGGGGCGAACCTGGTGCCCGTCCAGCTGGACCCGGCCCTGGCGGGAGTGGTTGCTGCAGCCGCCAACGGATCCGGGCGCCGCTATGCCTCCGCGTTCGGACCCGCCGCCGCTGTTCTTGCCCTCCACGCGGAACTCATTGAACTGGGCCACCGTGCGCACGAGGTACGGCCGGACCAGCCCCTGATGACCATTGAGGGCCAGCCGTCAGTGCAGCCGAACCCGGCGCTGGGGCCCGGAAACCTGGCTGACTTCGACCGTATCCTTCCTGCCTGCGCCGCCATGTTCGAGGAAGAAGTGGGCTACTCACCCTTTCTGGGCGGCAGGGAGTTCTACAGCCGGCGGGTCGAAGGCCTGATCCGGCAAGGACACTCCCTGGTACACCTCAACGCTGCCCGTGAGGTGGTGTTCAAGGCCGAACTGGGCGCCGTCACTTCCGAAGTCACCCAGATCCAGGGCGTCTGGATGAACCCCCTGTACCGTGGCCAGGGGCTTAGCTCCGGATACATGGCGGCGGTGGTGGAGCAGGCCCAAAAAGTCGCCCCCATCACCAGCCTGTACGTCAACGGCTTCAACACGCGGGCACGGTCCACCTACGAACGGGTTGGCTTCCAGCAGGTTGGAACGTTCGCCACGGTGCTCTTCTAG
- a CDS encoding TetR/AcrR family transcriptional regulator — protein MSVPAEKKQPAVARRGRRGGTTASRGHILEAARRLFAEHGFEGTSLRQVARSAGVDPAMIHHFFKGKDELFALSVELPANPEEVLAGVEDSRPGERAELIVRAVLRLWESPAQPSLVAFLRGTVGSKAKTALLRETVTRAIINRIMAGVPGTKEEVALRGDLVATQMVGLMMVRYVVRLEPLASAPPEDVVRLVAPNVQRYLTGDLS, from the coding sequence GTGAGCGTCCCCGCGGAGAAGAAGCAGCCCGCCGTGGCACGCAGGGGCCGCCGCGGCGGAACCACGGCATCACGGGGCCATATCCTCGAAGCTGCCAGGCGGCTCTTCGCTGAGCACGGGTTCGAAGGGACAAGCCTGCGGCAGGTGGCCCGGTCCGCCGGCGTGGATCCCGCCATGATCCACCACTTCTTCAAGGGCAAGGACGAGCTCTTCGCCTTGAGCGTGGAGCTTCCGGCCAACCCGGAGGAGGTGTTGGCCGGCGTGGAAGATTCCCGCCCCGGGGAGCGCGCCGAACTGATCGTCCGCGCCGTGCTGCGGCTGTGGGAAAGCCCGGCCCAGCCCAGCCTGGTGGCCTTCCTGCGCGGGACCGTCGGGTCAAAGGCGAAAACGGCCTTGCTGAGGGAAACCGTCACCCGCGCCATCATCAACCGCATCATGGCAGGGGTGCCGGGGACGAAAGAGGAAGTGGCGCTCCGCGGGGACCTGGTGGCAACCCAGATGGTGGGACTGATGATGGTCCGCTATGTGGTCCGGCTGGAACCGCTGGCGTCCGCCCCGCCCGAGGATGTGGTGCGGCTGGTTGCCCCGAATGTGCAGCGGTACCTGACCGGAGACCTCAGCTGA
- a CDS encoding ABC transporter permease — protein sequence MMLATTRRVLDQLRHDHRSVAMILVVPALLLTAVYFLYENETLPPGVPRTFDRVGLMMLAIFPFVVMFLVTSITMLRERTSGTLERLLTTPVHKADLLFGYGLAFSIMAALQSLVATAVAYWIFDLDILGSPGYVVFIAVINAVLGVALGLFCSAFARTEFQAVQFMPVVVVPQILLCGLFVPRDRMNDVLEAVSNVLPLTFSVDALQEVAAHAEATARLWQDAGIMAAIVLGVLVLAAFTLRRQSP from the coding sequence ATGATGCTCGCCACCACCCGCCGGGTGCTGGACCAGTTGCGCCACGACCACCGCAGCGTCGCCATGATCCTGGTGGTACCCGCACTGCTCCTTACGGCCGTGTACTTCCTCTATGAGAACGAGACGCTGCCGCCGGGGGTCCCCCGCACGTTCGACCGCGTGGGCCTGATGATGCTGGCCATTTTTCCCTTCGTGGTGATGTTCCTGGTCACGTCCATCACCATGCTGCGTGAACGCACGTCCGGAACCCTGGAGCGGCTGCTGACGACGCCGGTGCACAAGGCCGACCTTCTGTTCGGCTATGGCCTGGCGTTCTCGATCATGGCCGCCCTGCAGTCGCTGGTGGCCACAGCGGTGGCGTACTGGATCTTCGACCTGGATATTCTGGGGTCCCCCGGCTACGTGGTCTTCATCGCTGTGATCAACGCAGTCCTGGGCGTGGCACTGGGCCTGTTCTGTTCGGCATTTGCCAGGACCGAGTTCCAGGCGGTGCAGTTCATGCCGGTGGTGGTCGTGCCGCAGATACTGCTCTGCGGGCTTTTCGTGCCCCGGGACCGCATGAACGACGTTCTCGAGGCGGTCTCGAATGTCCTCCCGCTGACGTTCTCCGTGGATGCCCTGCAGGAAGTCGCGGCACATGCCGAGGCAACGGCCCGGCTGTGGCAGGACGCCGGCATCATGGCGGCGATCGTGCTGGGTGTCCTGGTGCTGGCTGCATTCACCCTGCGGCGGCAAAGCCCGTGA
- a CDS encoding ABC transporter ATP-binding protein, whose translation MSHSTAAPRVPADGPEPAIVASGLDVRRGKVPVLRALDFALPAGRITGLLGPSGSGKTTLMRAIVGVQRLASGTVQVLGLPAGSAALRHRVGYVTQSPSLYPDLTVEANVRYFGAMHRKRKADAAEAIAAVGLERQARQKAADLSGGEISRASLACALVSRPRLLVLDEPTVGLDPVLRADLWSRFRSMADAGTTLLVSSHVMEEASRCDQLLLLRGGRLLAHLTPEELSRRGHSSDLEQAFLHIIEESADGGRPAAVEDAGLPGAAGMRRGQ comes from the coding sequence ATGTCCCATTCCACAGCAGCACCAAGGGTCCCGGCGGACGGGCCGGAACCTGCCATTGTTGCTTCCGGGCTGGACGTCCGGCGCGGCAAGGTGCCCGTTCTTCGAGCCCTTGACTTCGCCCTCCCGGCCGGCAGGATCACGGGCCTGCTGGGACCGTCCGGCAGCGGAAAGACCACCCTGATGAGGGCTATTGTCGGCGTCCAGCGGCTTGCCTCCGGAACGGTCCAGGTGCTTGGGCTTCCTGCCGGCAGTGCCGCCCTCCGCCACCGGGTGGGCTATGTGACCCAGTCGCCAAGCCTGTATCCGGACCTGACCGTGGAAGCGAACGTCCGATACTTCGGGGCCATGCACCGGAAGCGGAAAGCCGACGCGGCGGAGGCGATCGCCGCCGTCGGGCTTGAACGCCAGGCGCGGCAGAAGGCCGCGGACCTGTCCGGCGGCGAGATCAGCCGCGCTTCCCTGGCCTGCGCGCTGGTATCCCGTCCCCGGCTGCTGGTGCTGGACGAACCCACAGTGGGGCTGGACCCGGTGCTGCGCGCTGATCTCTGGAGCCGGTTCCGCTCCATGGCTGACGCCGGAACAACCCTCCTGGTGTCCAGCCACGTGATGGAGGAAGCCAGCCGGTGCGACCAGCTGCTCCTGCTGCGGGGAGGAAGGCTGCTCGCGCACCTGACACCGGAGGAACTGAGCCGGCGCGGACACAGCAGCGACCTTGAGCAGGCTTTCCTGCACATCATCGAGGAGTCCGCTGATGGGGGAAGGCCGGCTGCTGTTGAGGACGCCGGGCTGCCCGGCGCTGCCGGGATGCGGAGGGGGCAGTGA
- a CDS encoding proline--tRNA ligase, whose amino-acid sequence MVTRLSQLFLRTLREDPVDAEVASHRLLVRAGYIRRAAPGIYTWLPLGLSVLRKVEAVIREEMAAIGAQEVHFPALLPREPYEATNRWTEYGEGLFRLQDRKGADYLLAPTHEEMFTLLVKDLYSSYKDLPLSLYQIQNKYRDEARPRAGLLRGREFIMKDSYSFDVDDAGLDASYAAHRGAYLRIFERLGLEVIPVTATAGAMGGSKSEEFLHPTDIGEDTFVRSAGGYAANVEAVTTVVPGEIDFTGAPAAVVRDTPDTPTIDTLVTASNALAPRTEADGGAWTAADTLKNVVLAVTLPTGDRQLVVIGVPGDRGVDLKRVEANIGSFLPIAGEIGLEAANDEDLKKQPLIVKGYLGPGMSLDESLLGAESATKLLYLVDPRVVRGTAWITGANEAGKHVYGLVAGRDFTWDGVIECTEVREGDPAPDGSGPLEIARGIEMGHIFQLGRKYAEALELKVLDQNGKQVTVTMGSYGVGVTRAVAALAESNHDARGLVWPRAVAPADVHVVAVGKGEEIFATAERLAAELEAAGLDVLLDDRPKVSPGVKFGDAELVGVPTILAVGRGLVDGVVEIKDRRSGEAENVAVDKAVDYVVNAVRAS is encoded by the coding sequence GTGGTTACACGACTGTCCCAGCTGTTCCTGCGCACCCTGCGTGAAGATCCCGTCGATGCCGAGGTTGCCAGCCATCGGCTCCTGGTCCGTGCAGGCTACATCCGCCGCGCCGCCCCCGGCATCTACACCTGGCTGCCGCTGGGCCTCAGCGTCCTGCGGAAGGTCGAGGCCGTCATTCGCGAGGAGATGGCTGCCATTGGTGCCCAGGAAGTCCATTTCCCGGCGCTCCTTCCGCGCGAACCCTACGAGGCCACCAACCGGTGGACGGAGTACGGCGAGGGGCTGTTCCGGCTCCAGGACCGCAAGGGTGCCGACTACCTCCTGGCCCCCACGCACGAGGAAATGTTCACCCTGCTGGTCAAGGACCTGTACTCCTCCTATAAAGACCTGCCGCTGAGCCTCTACCAGATCCAGAACAAGTACCGCGACGAGGCACGTCCCCGCGCGGGCCTGCTGCGCGGCCGCGAGTTCATCATGAAGGACTCCTACTCCTTCGACGTGGACGACGCCGGCCTGGACGCCAGTTACGCCGCCCACCGCGGCGCCTACTTGCGCATCTTCGAGCGGCTGGGCCTGGAAGTCATCCCGGTCACCGCCACGGCCGGGGCCATGGGCGGGTCCAAGAGCGAGGAATTCCTGCACCCAACCGACATCGGCGAGGACACCTTCGTCCGCTCGGCGGGCGGCTACGCAGCGAACGTCGAAGCCGTCACCACCGTCGTCCCCGGCGAGATCGATTTCACCGGTGCCCCGGCCGCCGTCGTCCGCGACACCCCTGACACCCCCACCATCGATACCCTGGTCACCGCCTCCAACGCGCTGGCCCCGCGCACTGAGGCCGACGGCGGCGCATGGACTGCCGCCGACACGTTGAAGAACGTGGTGCTCGCCGTGACCCTGCCCACCGGCGACCGCCAGCTGGTGGTCATCGGTGTCCCGGGCGACCGCGGTGTGGACCTGAAGCGCGTCGAGGCCAACATCGGCTCCTTCCTGCCGATCGCCGGTGAAATCGGCCTCGAAGCCGCCAACGACGAAGACCTCAAGAAGCAGCCCCTCATCGTCAAGGGCTACCTCGGCCCGGGCATGTCCCTGGACGAATCGCTGCTGGGCGCCGAAAGCGCAACGAAGCTCTTGTACCTGGTGGACCCGCGCGTGGTCCGCGGGACGGCCTGGATCACGGGGGCCAACGAGGCCGGCAAGCATGTGTACGGGCTGGTGGCAGGCCGCGACTTTACCTGGGACGGAGTCATCGAGTGCACCGAGGTCCGCGAGGGCGATCCGGCGCCGGACGGCTCGGGTCCCCTGGAGATCGCCCGTGGCATCGAGATGGGCCACATCTTCCAGCTGGGCCGCAAGTACGCCGAGGCCCTGGAGCTGAAGGTGCTGGACCAGAACGGCAAGCAGGTCACCGTCACGATGGGCTCCTACGGCGTGGGCGTCACCAGGGCTGTTGCAGCACTGGCAGAGTCGAACCACGACGCCAGGGGCCTGGTGTGGCCGCGCGCTGTTGCGCCGGCAGACGTCCACGTGGTGGCCGTGGGCAAGGGCGAAGAAATCTTTGCCACCGCCGAGCGGCTGGCAGCGGAACTTGAAGCAGCCGGCCTTGACGTCCTGCTGGATGACCGGCCCAAGGTGTCGCCTGGCGTCAAGTTTGGCGACGCCGAACTGGTGGGCGTTCCCACCATCCTGGCGGTGGGCCGCGGGCTGGTGGACGGCGTGGTGGAGATCAAGGACCGCCGCAGCGGCGAAGCCGAGAACGTGGCGGTGGACAAGGCTGTTGACTACGTAGTCAACGCCGTCCGCGCCAGCTGA
- a CDS encoding sulfite exporter TauE/SafE family protein: MESGLESLGLATLLLIVLAGFAAGWVDAVVGGGGLIQLPALLLVPGITPVQALATNKMGSIFGTATSAATYYRRVGPDLRTALPMAVIALAGSFGGAVLAASLPASVFKPIIVTALVAVALFTALKPDVGGITVLRHDGHKHYVVACLIGAVIGFYDGLIGPGTGSFLVIALVSAMGYAFLEASAKAKIVNMATNAGALLFFLPHGSLLWGLGLLLGAANMAGGYLGARTAVKQGSRFVRVVFLLVVSALIMKLGYDVWQENFA; the protein is encoded by the coding sequence GTGGAGTCCGGACTCGAATCGCTCGGGCTGGCCACTCTCCTGTTGATCGTGCTGGCCGGCTTCGCAGCCGGCTGGGTGGACGCAGTAGTGGGCGGGGGCGGGCTGATCCAGCTCCCCGCCCTGTTGCTCGTCCCCGGCATCACCCCGGTCCAGGCGTTGGCCACCAACAAGATGGGCTCGATTTTCGGCACCGCCACGAGCGCTGCCACGTACTACCGGCGCGTGGGGCCCGATCTTCGGACGGCGCTGCCCATGGCCGTCATCGCCTTGGCGGGCAGCTTCGGCGGCGCCGTCCTGGCGGCCTCGCTGCCGGCGAGCGTGTTCAAGCCCATCATCGTCACGGCACTGGTCGCCGTCGCGCTTTTCACGGCGCTGAAACCGGACGTCGGCGGCATCACCGTGTTGCGCCACGACGGACACAAGCACTATGTGGTGGCCTGCCTGATCGGCGCCGTCATTGGCTTTTATGACGGCCTCATCGGGCCGGGCACCGGCTCCTTCCTGGTGATTGCCCTGGTCTCGGCCATGGGCTATGCCTTCCTGGAAGCCAGCGCCAAAGCGAAGATCGTGAACATGGCCACCAATGCGGGCGCACTGCTGTTCTTCCTGCCGCACGGGTCGCTCCTGTGGGGACTGGGCCTGCTCCTGGGTGCAGCCAACATGGCCGGCGGCTACCTGGGGGCGCGGACGGCCGTGAAGCAGGGAAGCCGCTTCGTCCGGGTGGTCTTCCTGCTGGTGGTGTCCGCCCTCATCATGAAGCTGGGCTACGACGTGTGGCAGGAAAACTTCGCCTGA
- a CDS encoding pyridoxal phosphate-dependent decarboxylase family protein, which yields MSHGDDQYGPALAAAARHSAAWLNSLSTRRVGPAVPAHDLTGIFGGPLPQDGMPAEEVVDFLARAAEPGLMAMPSGRFFGWVIGGTLPAALASDWLVSSWDQNSGLRYATPAMAAIEECAGNWLLELLGLPPGSDVGFVTGATMANFTGMAAARWRLLADAGWDLDRDGLFGAPRIRCFVGKERHDTVDLGLRYLGLGQPTVVDADGQGRLVPEALEAALADGSGPALVCLQAGNLHSGAFDPFPEAIRIARQHGAWVHVDGAFGLWAAAAPELRRLTRGYEDADSWGTDAHKTLNVPYDCGIAIVRDASALRSAMGLHTSYLIQDAEGPGDPFEKVPELSRRARGVPVWAALKSLGREGVAAQVRGMAAAASDIAAGLAGLDGVEVLNDVGYAQVSVAFGDDATTRAVTARIIGDGKVWMSGSRWRDRDILRVSVSNWQTAGEDVRTAVDAVASALTAVRAG from the coding sequence ATGTCACACGGCGACGACCAGTACGGCCCCGCTTTGGCAGCGGCAGCCCGCCACTCGGCAGCTTGGCTAAACAGCCTTTCCACCCGGCGGGTGGGTCCCGCGGTGCCTGCCCATGACCTCACCGGAATCTTCGGCGGACCCTTGCCGCAGGACGGAATGCCGGCCGAGGAGGTGGTGGATTTCCTGGCCCGGGCGGCAGAACCGGGCCTGATGGCGATGCCCTCCGGCCGGTTCTTTGGCTGGGTCATCGGAGGGACGCTGCCCGCTGCCCTTGCCTCGGACTGGCTGGTGAGCTCCTGGGACCAGAATTCCGGGCTGCGCTACGCCACGCCAGCCATGGCCGCCATCGAGGAATGCGCCGGCAACTGGCTCCTTGAGCTGCTGGGACTCCCGCCGGGTTCCGATGTGGGCTTTGTCACCGGCGCCACCATGGCGAACTTCACGGGAATGGCTGCAGCGAGGTGGCGCCTCCTGGCTGACGCCGGCTGGGACCTGGACCGGGATGGTCTCTTCGGGGCGCCGCGCATCCGCTGCTTCGTGGGGAAGGAACGGCACGACACCGTGGACCTTGGGCTGCGCTATCTCGGCCTGGGGCAGCCCACAGTGGTTGACGCCGACGGCCAGGGGCGCCTGGTCCCGGAAGCCCTGGAGGCAGCCCTGGCAGACGGATCCGGACCTGCGCTGGTCTGCCTGCAGGCCGGAAACCTGCATTCCGGCGCGTTCGATCCGTTTCCCGAGGCCATCCGGATCGCCCGACAACACGGAGCGTGGGTGCATGTGGATGGCGCCTTTGGGCTGTGGGCGGCAGCAGCCCCCGAGCTGCGCCGCCTGACCCGGGGATATGAGGACGCCGACTCCTGGGGCACTGACGCCCACAAGACCCTCAACGTGCCTTACGACTGCGGCATCGCCATTGTCCGGGACGCTTCCGCCCTCCGCTCAGCCATGGGCCTGCATACCAGCTACCTCATCCAGGATGCCGAAGGCCCGGGCGACCCGTTCGAGAAAGTCCCGGAGCTGTCCCGCCGTGCACGCGGCGTGCCCGTGTGGGCCGCCTTGAAGAGCCTGGGCCGGGAGGGAGTGGCCGCGCAAGTCAGGGGAATGGCCGCTGCCGCCTCGGACATCGCCGCCGGACTGGCCGGGCTGGACGGAGTGGAGGTGCTGAACGACGTCGGCTACGCCCAGGTGTCCGTTGCCTTCGGCGACGACGCCACAACCCGCGCAGTGACAGCAAGGATCATCGGGGACGGCAAGGTATGGATGTCCGGTTCACGCTGGCGGGACCGGGACATCCTGAGGGTGTCCGTCAGCAACTGGCAGACTGCGGGGGAGGACGTCCGGACGGCAGTGGACGCCGTGGCCAGCGCCCTCACAGCTGTACGGGCAGGTTAA
- a CDS encoding aminoglycoside phosphotransferase family protein, producing the protein MNQPAALPIPPDLAARYGRSREGRDWLASLPGIAGSLLEKWRLVSDLPPGSLPWNGHGAIVLPVCREYGSPAVLKIAFPHDEARREHHALALWQGRGAVALLDSDPDTCSMLLERLDAGRPLSGVPMADAVVVWGGLVPQLGLVPDDRRQWREFEHVAARAEQWSDDLPADWEQLGRPFPRWLLEAALEVCQTRGAVGRRSARDVLVHTDLHFLNILARPDAPAGEATSPAGYAAIDPQPMIGEAEFAVAPLLWNRLQDLPLNHPESGLRQRCAEFSSAAGLDPEAARQWAVVREVANALAYAGKPGHRGDLARSLWVASTLAGRTLDGLPPAHALPEPGQAALEG; encoded by the coding sequence ATGAACCAGCCAGCAGCACTCCCCATCCCGCCGGACCTGGCTGCACGCTATGGACGCAGCCGTGAAGGCCGCGACTGGCTGGCATCCCTGCCCGGCATCGCCGGCAGTCTCCTGGAGAAGTGGCGCCTTGTTTCCGACCTCCCTCCCGGATCCCTGCCATGGAACGGCCATGGGGCGATCGTCCTGCCGGTGTGCCGGGAGTACGGCTCCCCCGCCGTCCTGAAAATTGCCTTTCCGCACGATGAGGCGAGGCGTGAGCACCATGCGCTGGCACTGTGGCAGGGTCGGGGCGCCGTCGCCTTGCTTGATTCGGATCCGGACACCTGTTCCATGCTCCTGGAAAGGCTCGACGCCGGGCGCCCGCTCTCCGGCGTCCCCATGGCTGACGCCGTAGTGGTGTGGGGAGGGCTGGTCCCGCAATTGGGACTGGTGCCTGATGACCGCCGCCAGTGGCGGGAATTCGAGCACGTTGCCGCCCGCGCGGAGCAGTGGAGCGATGACCTTCCCGCGGACTGGGAACAGCTTGGCCGCCCTTTTCCCCGGTGGCTGCTGGAAGCGGCGCTCGAAGTCTGCCAGACCCGCGGGGCGGTGGGACGGCGCTCTGCCCGGGACGTCCTGGTGCACACGGACCTGCACTTCCTCAACATCCTGGCCCGGCCGGATGCACCCGCCGGCGAAGCCACGTCCCCTGCAGGGTATGCCGCCATCGATCCACAGCCCATGATCGGCGAAGCGGAATTCGCCGTAGCCCCGCTGTTGTGGAACCGCCTGCAGGACCTGCCCCTGAACCATCCCGAGTCCGGGCTGCGGCAACGCTGCGCGGAATTCAGTTCGGCGGCCGGGCTCGATCCCGAGGCGGCCCGGCAGTGGGCCGTGGTGCGGGAAGTGGCAAACGCCTTGGCGTACGCGGGAAAGCCGGGCCACCGGGGCGACCTGGCACGTTCCCTCTGGGTGGCAAGTACCCTGGCCGGCCGCACCCTGGATGGATTGCCCCCGGCGCATGCGTTGCCGGAACCCGGCCAGGCCGCCCTCGAAGGGTGA
- a CDS encoding VIT1/CCC1 transporter family protein, translating into MDAFEPPQPSGADPQGRGLQRHLETEPHGNDIAQRLNWLRAGVLGANDGIVSVAAIVVGVAGATAESGPILAAGAAGLVGGAVSMALGEYVSVSSQSDSQRALIEKERRELAEEPEEELAELTAIYLAKGLTPETAGKVAEELTAHDALAAHLSAELNIDETDIVSPWHAAFASAVAFIIGAILPMLAILLPPPEIRVPVTFAMVLVALALTGGLGAWIGGGSKTRAALRVVVGGALALAATFSIGTLLGATGVV; encoded by the coding sequence ATGGATGCATTTGAACCGCCGCAGCCGTCCGGAGCCGATCCGCAGGGCCGCGGGCTCCAGCGCCACCTGGAAACCGAGCCGCATGGCAACGACATCGCGCAGCGGCTGAACTGGCTGCGCGCGGGTGTCCTCGGCGCCAATGACGGGATCGTCTCCGTCGCCGCCATCGTGGTGGGCGTTGCCGGCGCCACGGCCGAATCCGGCCCCATCCTTGCTGCAGGGGCCGCCGGCCTGGTGGGCGGTGCCGTGTCCATGGCACTGGGTGAGTACGTCTCCGTGAGCAGCCAAAGCGACAGCCAGCGCGCGCTGATCGAAAAGGAACGCCGGGAACTGGCCGAGGAACCTGAGGAGGAACTGGCCGAACTGACTGCCATCTACCTCGCCAAGGGCCTCACCCCGGAAACGGCCGGGAAGGTGGCTGAGGAACTTACTGCCCACGATGCCCTGGCCGCGCACCTCTCCGCTGAACTCAATATCGACGAGACAGACATCGTCAGCCCCTGGCATGCCGCCTTCGCATCCGCCGTGGCGTTCATCATCGGGGCCATCCTCCCCATGCTGGCGATCCTGCTCCCACCCCCGGAGATCCGGGTTCCGGTCACCTTCGCCATGGTCCTGGTGGCACTGGCACTGACGGGCGGCCTGGGGGCATGGATCGGGGGCGGATCAAAGACCAGGGCCGCGCTGCGCGTGGTGGTGGGCGGTGCCCTGGCTTTGGCCGCAACGTTCAGCATCGGCACCCTGCTCGGGGCCACGGGAGTGGTCTAA